In Nocardia asteroides, the following proteins share a genomic window:
- a CDS encoding alpha/beta hydrolase encodes MNDAAPAWRALLDDQATAVAGLISQLLPKPVYDLGPEQARALVNSAPSAEPITRLEQVEQLTISTRAGAIAARMYRADATPPDSAAPALVYLHGGGFVLGTLDGADELCRAIAAGSGWTVVSLEYRLAPENPYPAALEDCVDAYAWLTRSAPELGIDPARIAIGGDSAGGNLAAALCLYRRDEGSALPVAQVLAYPAVDDTFTRASWSDFADAPLLGAAEGRWFWEQYVGAGHPGGDPLAAPMRAASLHGLPPALVITAEVDPIRDDAEAYAQRLRDAGVPVSSTRYPGVFHGFFTEVTVFAQAGQAVDVVCRYLRGRIDEDIDPPRR; translated from the coding sequence ATGAACGACGCTGCGCCCGCCTGGCGGGCTCTACTCGATGACCAGGCCACGGCCGTGGCCGGCTTGATCAGCCAGCTCCTGCCGAAACCCGTGTACGACCTGGGACCCGAGCAGGCCCGCGCGCTGGTGAACTCGGCGCCGTCCGCCGAGCCGATCACGCGACTGGAACAAGTCGAACAGTTGACCATCTCGACGCGAGCGGGCGCGATCGCGGCCCGCATGTATCGCGCGGACGCTACGCCCCCCGACAGTGCCGCACCCGCTCTGGTCTACCTCCACGGCGGCGGTTTCGTCCTGGGCACCCTGGACGGTGCCGACGAGCTGTGCCGCGCGATCGCCGCCGGATCCGGCTGGACGGTCGTTTCCCTCGAGTACCGCCTGGCACCGGAGAACCCGTACCCGGCGGCACTGGAAGACTGCGTCGACGCCTACGCGTGGCTGACCCGATCGGCACCCGAACTGGGCATCGACCCGGCGCGGATCGCGATCGGCGGCGACTCTGCCGGCGGCAATCTGGCCGCCGCCCTGTGCCTGTACCGGCGTGACGAGGGCAGCGCTCTGCCGGTGGCGCAGGTGCTCGCCTATCCCGCCGTCGACGACACGTTCACCCGTGCGTCGTGGTCGGATTTCGCCGACGCGCCGCTGCTCGGCGCCGCGGAGGGGCGCTGGTTCTGGGAGCAGTACGTCGGCGCCGGACACCCGGGGGGCGATCCGCTCGCGGCGCCGATGCGCGCGGCGTCGTTGCACGGTCTACCGCCGGCGCTGGTCATCACCGCGGAGGTCGACCCGATCCGCGACGACGCCGAGGCCTACGCCCAGCGGCTGCGCGACGCGGGCGTCCCCGTGTCGTCGACCAGGTACCCGGGGGTTTTCCACGGCTTCTTCACCGAGGTCACGGTCTTCGCGCAGGCGGGGCAAGCGGTCGACGTGGTGTGCCGGTACCTGCGCGGCCGGATCGATGAGGACATCGATCCGCCGCGACGGTGA
- a CDS encoding ABC transporter permease, producing the protein MLAVTARRGGATILVLLALVAIVFVLRQVSPVDPARAFAGDRASAEVVERTRHELGLDRPLPVQYVDYVEQAATGDFGQSAVTRRPISSDIADFLPATAELVICAFLLAVLLGLLLGVATALRWPGAGALRLVMIGGSSIPVFLAALLGILVFYKQFGVLPARGRSSYADAPDGPTGFLLVDSLLAGRPSVFLDAVEHLILPVVCLSLVPAVAIGRALRSSLQHTMRSDFVRTARAKGLTEPRIVAGHALRNSVTSTLSIAGMQVAALFGADILLELIFAWPGIGLYTAQAVKAADYTTIAGITLTLGAIYVLTNFLVDLGQALADPRTSDAWG; encoded by the coding sequence ATGCTCGCAGTCACAGCCCGGCGCGGCGGCGCGACGATCCTGGTTCTGCTCGCGCTCGTCGCGATCGTGTTCGTGCTCAGACAGGTCTCTCCGGTCGATCCCGCGCGAGCGTTCGCCGGTGACCGGGCCTCGGCCGAGGTCGTCGAGCGGACGCGCCACGAGCTCGGTCTCGATCGTCCGTTACCCGTGCAGTATGTCGACTATGTCGAACAGGCGGCCACCGGCGACTTCGGGCAGTCCGCGGTGACCCGCCGGCCGATCAGCTCCGATATCGCCGACTTCCTGCCCGCCACAGCGGAACTGGTCATCTGCGCGTTCCTGCTGGCGGTGCTGCTCGGGTTGTTGCTGGGCGTGGCGACCGCGCTGCGCTGGCCGGGGGCGGGTGCCCTCCGGCTCGTGATGATCGGTGGCTCGTCGATACCGGTATTCCTGGCTGCCCTCCTGGGAATCCTGGTGTTCTACAAGCAGTTCGGGGTGCTGCCCGCTCGCGGGCGCAGCTCCTACGCGGACGCGCCCGACGGGCCGACCGGATTCCTGCTCGTCGATTCGTTGCTCGCCGGGCGGCCGAGCGTCTTCCTCGATGCTGTCGAACACCTGATCCTGCCCGTCGTGTGCCTGTCGCTGGTCCCCGCGGTCGCCATCGGCCGGGCGCTGCGCAGCAGCCTGCAACACACCATGCGCTCGGACTTCGTGCGCACCGCCCGCGCCAAAGGCCTGACCGAACCGCGGATAGTCGCCGGACACGCGCTACGGAATTCGGTGACCTCGACGCTGTCGATCGCGGGCATGCAGGTCGCGGCCCTGTTCGGCGCCGACATCCTGCTGGAACTGATCTTCGCCTGGCCCGGCATCGGCCTCTACACCGCGCAAGCGGTCAAAGCCGCCGACTACACCACCATCGCCGGCATTACCCTGACGCTCGGCGCGATCTATGTGCTGACCAACTTCCTCGTCGACCTCGGCCAAGCCCTCGCCGATCCCCGGACCTCCGATGCCTGGGGTTAG
- a CDS encoding LysR family transcriptional regulator, which yields MADQLDPNLLRVFDGLLQDHSVTGAAERPHLSIPATSRALSRLRRAMNDPILVRAGRTMAPTPFARRRACAHRSTRRRRADHRRPRPHRVRSAAHLHHSHQRRHGRGDGS from the coding sequence ATGGCCGATCAGCTCGATCCGAATCTGCTGCGAGTGTTCGACGGGCTGCTGCAGGACCACAGTGTCACCGGCGCCGCCGAGCGGCCGCACCTGTCGATCCCCGCCACGAGCCGCGCGCTGAGCCGGTTGCGGCGCGCGATGAACGACCCGATCCTGGTGCGCGCCGGGCGGACGATGGCGCCGACCCCCTTCGCACGGCGCCGCGCGTGCGCTCACCGCTCGACGAGGCGTCGGCGCGCTGATCATCGCCGACCGCGGCCTCATCGCGTCAGATCTGCAGCGCACCTTCACCATTCGCATCAACGACGGCATGGTCGAGGCGACGGCAGCTAA
- a CDS encoding MSCRAMM family protein, which produces MDASSRNAVPTSGLSDTGSGVVDGHVRREDGQPLPGAVLTLIDHNGRQVARTSSAADGGYAISAPTPGGYVLIVSAMGHQPTAVNVSVGERPQRVDLSLAGSGELTGVVRTAGHGTPLPGATVTVTDPRGEVIGAAVTGGDGAYACHGVVSGVYTLVAAAEHRRPSAITLTVPDSGVLRQDIELSAMAVLTGSALADDGRGVPDALVSVLDAAGEVTATARTDENGRYVVADLLEGEYTVITRGYPPVTDQVSVSGAEVAHDVRLRYEAGNH; this is translated from the coding sequence ATGGATGCGTCGTCGCGGAACGCGGTGCCGACCAGCGGATTGTCCGACACGGGCAGCGGCGTGGTGGACGGCCACGTCCGCCGCGAGGACGGTCAGCCGCTGCCGGGCGCGGTGCTGACATTGATCGATCACAACGGCCGTCAGGTCGCCCGGACGAGCAGCGCCGCCGACGGTGGTTACGCGATCAGCGCACCGACGCCGGGTGGCTACGTGTTGATCGTGTCGGCGATGGGACACCAGCCGACCGCCGTCAATGTGTCGGTCGGCGAGCGGCCCCAGCGAGTGGACCTGAGTCTGGCCGGCTCCGGTGAGCTGACAGGCGTCGTCCGTACCGCCGGCCACGGCACGCCGTTGCCGGGTGCCACCGTCACGGTGACCGACCCGCGTGGTGAGGTGATCGGGGCCGCTGTCACAGGTGGCGACGGTGCCTACGCGTGCCACGGCGTGGTCTCGGGCGTGTACACCTTGGTCGCGGCCGCGGAGCACAGGCGTCCCAGCGCGATCACCCTGACGGTGCCCGACAGCGGCGTGCTGCGCCAGGACATCGAGTTGTCCGCGATGGCGGTGCTCACCGGATCCGCGCTCGCCGACGACGGCCGAGGCGTGCCCGACGCACTGGTCAGCGTCCTGGACGCCGCGGGGGAGGTGACGGCGACGGCGCGCACCGACGAGAACGGCCGCTATGTCGTGGCCGATCTGCTCGAAGGGGAGTACACGGTGATCACCCGTGGCTACCCGCCCGTGACCGACCAGGTCAGCGTGTCCGGAGCCGAGGTCGCCCACGACGTGCGGCTCCGCTACGAGGCCGGGAACCACTGA
- a CDS encoding YceI family protein produces the protein MSGLTGRVRTAEGWPVPNAVLTVTDMSGRQIARTEADETGTVRTEPLPAGMHTAVLTAVGFEPVARIAQISATGSGALGEVVLAPSAATVTAPPPGTWTIDPAHSTVIATARHLGIASIKARFAEVSGRLEIAEPFERSTGHAEIKAAAIDTGISMRDDHLRSPEFLDVDSYPLITFTGLGLRRTGADTWVMPGELTLHGQRRPIDLAVTYGGFGQDPWGGVRAAFHAETLLHRNDFAIDYNAVVRAGVAAVGTTVKIELDIEVVQGEQLPDR, from the coding sequence ATGAGTGGGTTGACCGGTCGTGTCCGCACGGCGGAGGGCTGGCCGGTGCCGAACGCCGTGCTGACGGTGACGGATATGTCGGGCCGCCAGATCGCCCGCACGGAGGCCGACGAGACCGGAACGGTGCGCACCGAACCATTGCCCGCGGGGATGCACACCGCCGTGCTCACCGCTGTCGGGTTCGAGCCGGTCGCCCGGATCGCGCAGATCTCCGCGACGGGGAGCGGCGCGCTCGGCGAGGTGGTGCTGGCCCCGTCGGCCGCGACAGTGACCGCGCCGCCGCCGGGCACGTGGACGATCGATCCCGCACATTCGACGGTCATCGCCACCGCCCGTCACCTCGGCATCGCGAGCATCAAGGCTCGATTCGCGGAGGTGAGCGGGCGACTCGAGATCGCCGAGCCGTTCGAACGGTCCACGGGGCACGCCGAAATCAAGGCGGCGGCGATCGATACCGGTATCTCGATGCGTGACGACCATCTGCGCTCACCGGAATTCCTCGACGTCGACAGCTATCCGCTGATCACGTTCACCGGCCTCGGACTGCGCCGCACCGGCGCCGACACCTGGGTGATGCCCGGCGAGTTGACCCTGCACGGGCAGCGCCGCCCGATCGATCTCGCGGTGACCTACGGTGGCTTCGGGCAGGATCCGTGGGGTGGGGTGCGGGCGGCGTTCCACGCCGAAACATTGTTGCACCGCAACGATTTCGCGATCGATTACAACGCGGTGGTGCGCGCGGGAGTGGCTGCCGTCGGCACTACCGTCAAAATCGAACTCGACATCGAGGTCGTACAAGGCGAACAACTACCCGACAGGTAG
- a CDS encoding DUF6879 family protein: MQFIDRQRERAVVIVLYLPRAALAALFGRARYRAFQFEVEDEHVVSDEHEPMRRYLAGLTPLDPDDYPVLWKEWEDLSDATTARGVAMQRVRVVTEPLTDYIRFLHAVTDRNQAHGEEIRWLPRHRVRPDDYTTDEWCLIDDDTLAWTLFDDQDFVGYGLTRDPIEVGRAIAVRDALWKMAVPHTDYIPGAG; this comes from the coding sequence ATGCAATTCATCGACAGACAACGGGAACGGGCGGTAGTGATCGTGCTGTATCTTCCTCGGGCCGCGTTGGCCGCACTGTTCGGCCGAGCCCGGTATCGCGCCTTTCAATTCGAAGTGGAAGACGAGCACGTCGTGAGCGACGAACACGAACCGATGCGCCGCTATCTGGCCGGCCTGACCCCCCTCGATCCGGACGATTATCCGGTGCTGTGGAAAGAGTGGGAGGACCTGAGCGACGCGACCACCGCGCGCGGCGTGGCCATGCAGCGTGTCCGGGTCGTCACCGAGCCACTCACCGACTACATCCGCTTCTTGCACGCGGTCACCGACCGCAATCAGGCACACGGTGAGGAAATTCGCTGGCTTCCCCGTCATCGTGTGCGGCCGGACGACTACACCACCGACGAGTGGTGCCTGATCGACGACGACACGCTCGCCTGGACATTGTTCGACGATCAGGATTTCGTGGGCTACGGACTGACCCGAGATCCGATCGAAGTCGGACGCGCGATCGCCGTACGCGACGCACTGTGGAAAATGGCTGTCCCGCACACCGACTACATTCCGGG
- a CDS encoding ABC transporter substrate-binding protein, with protein sequence MRTTADRRTFLKGTALVAATQALGMSALLSACSGGAGGTGPVGDTIRFGFLADMQVPDPDIFYEGEGLQVTLSVYEGLVAYEPDSPEIGPGLAESWTIAADGLTYTFMLRTDVTHHDGTPMTAATIIQSFERRAAVGQAPAYLIADVASMSAPDDATLVIVLDHPVEPFLDYLACPWGLKAVSPAAVRTHEVNGDLAQGWLSTHDAGTGPYRITEFVPSSHYTLTAYDGYWGTTPEFTTLRIEIIPDVTTQRLLLEQGQLDIITKGLPIAAVQAMSANPALTVTERPTAFKSSIFLNWKKGAFADTAFRRAMRKAIDVPALIEPAYGSTVSRSTQFYPAGVLPDGAAPDAPDHDVSELKALIAKLPDGDKRIDLAYDEAGGATDARVTELLQTQLAALGLAATVRALPTAQVFALQAMPIDRQPHLLVHGSGGDALNADTTLRIFFRTGASPVNWFNYANPALDAVMDAGKRSRGKAEAERHWVEGAEIVIGQAWVLNLCDIDDVIVTSSGIGEIVHTLLGTGMVPVNLLRKVTAR encoded by the coding sequence ATGCGTACGACCGCGGACCGACGGACATTCCTGAAGGGCACGGCGCTCGTCGCCGCAACGCAAGCCCTCGGCATGTCGGCGCTGTTGTCGGCATGTTCGGGAGGAGCCGGGGGAACCGGACCGGTCGGTGACACCATCCGGTTCGGCTTCCTGGCCGACATGCAGGTCCCCGATCCGGACATCTTCTACGAGGGGGAGGGGCTGCAGGTCACCCTGAGCGTCTACGAAGGTCTGGTCGCCTACGAACCCGATTCGCCCGAGATCGGTCCGGGTCTGGCCGAGTCGTGGACGATCGCCGCGGACGGCCTCACCTACACCTTCATGTTGCGCACCGATGTCACCCACCACGACGGCACGCCGATGACGGCCGCCACGATCATCCAGAGTTTCGAACGGCGCGCCGCCGTCGGCCAGGCGCCGGCCTACCTGATCGCGGACGTGGCCTCGATGTCGGCACCCGACGACGCCACTCTCGTCATCGTGCTCGACCATCCGGTGGAGCCGTTCCTGGACTACCTCGCCTGCCCGTGGGGGCTCAAGGCGGTGAGCCCGGCCGCGGTGCGGACCCACGAGGTGAACGGCGATCTGGCCCAGGGCTGGCTGAGTACGCACGATGCGGGAACCGGGCCCTACCGGATCACGGAATTCGTGCCGAGCAGCCACTACACGCTGACCGCGTACGACGGCTACTGGGGAACGACACCGGAATTCACCACGCTGCGTATCGAGATCATCCCGGACGTCACGACGCAACGTCTGCTGCTCGAGCAGGGGCAGCTGGACATCATCACCAAGGGTCTGCCGATCGCCGCCGTCCAGGCGATGTCGGCGAACCCGGCACTGACCGTGACCGAACGGCCGACGGCGTTCAAGTCGTCGATCTTCCTGAACTGGAAGAAGGGCGCGTTCGCCGACACCGCGTTCCGGCGGGCGATGCGCAAGGCGATCGACGTGCCCGCGCTCATCGAGCCTGCCTACGGGTCGACAGTGTCGCGATCCACCCAGTTCTATCCCGCCGGAGTGTTGCCCGACGGTGCGGCGCCGGATGCGCCCGACCACGACGTGTCCGAACTGAAGGCACTGATCGCGAAGCTGCCGGACGGTGACAAACGGATCGACCTGGCCTACGACGAGGCCGGTGGTGCCACCGACGCCCGGGTCACCGAACTCCTCCAGACACAGCTGGCCGCGCTGGGGCTGGCCGCGACGGTGCGGGCGCTGCCGACCGCGCAGGTGTTCGCACTGCAGGCGATGCCGATCGACCGGCAACCGCACCTGCTGGTCCACGGCTCCGGCGGCGATGCGCTCAACGCCGACACCACGCTGCGGATCTTCTTCCGCACCGGCGCATCGCCCGTCAACTGGTTCAACTATGCGAATCCCGCTCTGGACGCCGTCATGGACGCCGGAAAACGATCCCGCGGCAAAGCCGAAGCCGAAAGACACTGGGTCGAGGGCGCCGAGATCGTGATCGGTCAGGCCTGGGTCCTCAATCTCTGCGACATCGACGATGTCATCGTGACCAGCTCCGGCATCGGCGAGATCGTCCACACGCTGCTCGGCACGGGGATGGTGCCGGTGAACCTGCTGCGGAAGGTGACGGCGAGGTGA
- a CDS encoding 2OG-Fe(II) oxygenase family protein: MSSNETDDTVFDFAVAPGDLDYAGYTLIESFDDTFDDEFQPPVCDMADLNGGAAEQERFVQLLGSAMEDTGIAILVNHGIGAEELRTADAHALDVFTTVPDQRKSTFVSTDHAYGEPYYLGYVPLQESMPSLPHAVEAWEFDRSAFRVPGEDADAAVGCWPDEKFEVTFRRFWQACEELTPRLGRALFRYLDVDPSLYDEKILPTNDVLRINHYPPVRAAAEGLGSPARVLAHEDYGLLSVMLGSPVEGLQVYHPRSKTWSRISTPTDALIVISGQWLRYVSNGRFRACTHRVSVPRDPAQRAVPRVTVLYTLHPYESAILTVLPGRRAHYRPTTGAEFMTRVADSLSARCNSSTDNGNGR, translated from the coding sequence GTGAGCAGCAACGAAACCGACGATACGGTATTCGATTTCGCGGTGGCACCCGGTGATCTCGACTACGCCGGGTACACGCTCATCGAGAGCTTTGACGACACATTCGACGACGAATTCCAGCCACCGGTCTGCGACATGGCCGACTTGAACGGCGGTGCGGCCGAGCAAGAGCGCTTCGTCCAGCTCCTGGGCTCAGCCATGGAAGACACCGGGATCGCAATTCTGGTCAACCACGGTATCGGCGCCGAAGAGCTGCGGACCGCCGACGCGCACGCACTGGACGTTTTCACAACGGTACCCGACCAGCGGAAATCGACCTTCGTCTCGACGGACCACGCCTATGGTGAACCCTATTATCTAGGATATGTGCCGCTCCAGGAGAGTATGCCTTCGCTGCCACACGCGGTAGAGGCATGGGAATTCGACAGATCCGCTTTCCGGGTCCCCGGGGAGGATGCGGACGCGGCCGTCGGCTGCTGGCCGGACGAGAAATTCGAGGTTACCTTCCGAAGGTTCTGGCAGGCGTGCGAGGAGCTGACACCACGACTCGGCCGGGCACTGTTCCGGTACCTGGATGTCGATCCCTCGCTCTACGACGAGAAGATCCTGCCCACGAACGACGTGCTGCGGATCAACCACTACCCGCCCGTCCGAGCCGCCGCCGAAGGTCTCGGCTCGCCGGCCCGCGTCCTCGCACACGAGGACTACGGACTCCTCAGTGTGATGCTCGGCAGTCCCGTCGAGGGGCTACAGGTGTATCACCCACGCAGCAAAACGTGGAGCAGGATCAGCACCCCGACCGACGCACTGATCGTGATCAGTGGGCAATGGCTGCGGTACGTCAGCAACGGCCGTTTCCGGGCCTGTACCCATCGCGTCAGCGTGCCACGCGACCCCGCCCAGCGAGCCGTGCCCCGGGTCACGGTCCTGTACACGCTGCATCCGTATGAATCGGCGATTCTCACCGTGCTGCCGGGGCGCCGGGCACATTATCGGCCGACCACCGGCGCGGAATTCATGACGCGCGTAGCGGACAGCCTGTCCGCACGATGCAATTCATCGACAGACAACGGGAACGGGCGGTAG
- a CDS encoding MarR family winged helix-turn-helix transcriptional regulator: MAVSPDTAQGLIRELYYMGRAIRAALAHPEEGDLLPGGVGVLGSLEARGPSRQVDLAADLCISQSTLSRHVAELVNSGNIARHADPLDGRATLISVTDQGRDLLRRVRESRARGLREALAEWTEAEAEQATAVVQKLRNSLAAAPPHIAVGECRPVSTESQEVDV; this comes from the coding sequence ATGGCAGTGTCACCCGATACGGCTCAGGGCCTGATCCGGGAGCTCTACTACATGGGCCGGGCGATCCGTGCCGCGCTCGCACACCCTGAGGAAGGGGACCTGCTGCCCGGCGGCGTCGGCGTGCTGGGTTCGCTCGAGGCCAGGGGACCGTCTCGGCAGGTGGATCTGGCGGCGGACCTGTGCATCAGCCAGTCGACGCTGAGCAGGCATGTCGCCGAGCTGGTGAACTCCGGCAATATCGCGCGCCATGCCGATCCCCTCGACGGCCGAGCCACCCTCATCAGTGTCACCGACCAGGGACGTGACCTGCTGCGGCGTGTCCGGGAGTCGCGGGCGCGGGGACTGCGCGAAGCGCTGGCCGAGTGGACCGAAGCCGAAGCCGAGCAGGCCACCGCGGTTGTCCAGAAGCTGAGGAATTCACTGGCGGCCGCTCCGCCCCACATCGCGGTGGGTGAGTGCCGACCGGTTTCGACAGAAAGTCAGGAAGTGGATGTCTAG
- a CDS encoding oligopeptide/dipeptide ABC transporter ATP-binding protein — protein MKVLRDEAAGGEDTHGPRARVSDLAVTFHDRGVAVRAVRGVSIEIAAGEIVALVGESGSGKSVLGLSLLGLPVGEPPAVVTGRAEVCGVDMVAAPPAERRRVRRAHLGAVFQNPMTSLNPAMRIGDQVREVAGSTAEAERLLELVGIARAGRRLRSYPHELSAGLRQRVMIAIAVAARPDLIIADEPTSALDVTVQAQILALLSDLRSALGCSVLLITHDIGVAAQVADRVAVMYGGRLVEIGATADVLSAPAHPYTVGLLGSRLDLDLPLGHRIPVLTGMPPDPRDPAPGCPFAPRCALRTDACAQSLIPLSPAATHAGHAACLLPPEVDRAQRREPAPAFPPLPAAPGAAPAVRCTAVGKSFRQRTGPTRRSVLSVLRDLDLEVGTGEAVALVGESGSGKSTLLRLIAGLDEPDSGVVEVAGSSTQMIFQDVSASLTPWLTVGRQVGERLPRTLGPAERRARVIAALERVGLPAAVADLRADGLSTGQRQRVAFARATIVVPSVLLCDEPTSALDAPLAASTLNLIQTLRREFGLTVVFVTHDLAAARFIADRVAVMYRGEIVEIGPAEQVAREPSHPYSKSLVAAVPKVGSAPEQLRGTTKVPASAPSAGAVTVGAPVALRRRVKPGEMITLCVLATLIVVTLGASWIAPYDPDLPVGPPTSPPSPAHWLGTDEVGRDILSRVLIGMRASWWGALCVIGSGIAVGGTIGLVAGTFGGIVDRILMRVTDIVIALPAALLAIAVVAAIGPSYAHTLAATALVWWPLYARIVRGEVTRLRSLPHLDAARLSGAGRVELGRLHLFPGAWPPTIIAAGLDVGALILMLSGLSFVGLGAPAPAPELGAMCARGLPYLLDAWWVPIMPAIGLFVLATIANLAGDVIRDRLTDR, from the coding sequence GTGAAGGTCCTCCGCGACGAAGCGGCCGGTGGCGAAGACACCCACGGGCCCCGGGCACGGGTGAGCGACCTCGCGGTGACATTCCACGACCGGGGCGTGGCGGTGCGTGCCGTCCGGGGCGTGAGCATCGAGATCGCGGCCGGGGAGATCGTCGCCCTGGTGGGCGAATCCGGCTCCGGCAAGAGCGTTCTGGGGCTGAGCCTGCTCGGACTGCCGGTGGGGGAGCCGCCTGCCGTCGTCACCGGACGAGCGGAGGTCTGCGGCGTCGACATGGTCGCCGCCCCGCCCGCCGAGCGACGCAGGGTCCGGCGCGCCCATCTGGGTGCGGTGTTCCAGAATCCGATGACCTCGCTGAATCCGGCGATGCGCATCGGCGACCAGGTGCGGGAAGTCGCGGGTTCGACCGCGGAAGCGGAGCGGCTGCTCGAGCTGGTCGGCATCGCGCGGGCAGGCCGTCGGCTGCGGTCGTACCCGCACGAGCTGTCGGCGGGTCTGCGGCAACGGGTCATGATCGCGATCGCGGTCGCCGCGCGGCCGGACCTGATCATCGCCGACGAACCGACGTCGGCGCTGGATGTCACCGTGCAGGCGCAGATCCTGGCATTGCTGTCGGACCTGCGGTCGGCGCTCGGCTGCTCGGTGTTGCTCATCACCCATGACATCGGCGTCGCCGCGCAGGTCGCCGACCGGGTCGCGGTCATGTACGGGGGACGCCTCGTCGAGATCGGCGCCACGGCCGATGTGCTCTCCGCACCCGCGCACCCCTACACGGTCGGCCTCCTGGGTTCGCGACTCGATCTCGACCTGCCGCTGGGCCACCGCATTCCGGTGCTGACCGGGATGCCGCCGGATCCCCGGGATCCCGCACCCGGCTGTCCGTTCGCGCCGCGCTGCGCGCTGCGCACCGACGCCTGTGCGCAGTCGCTGATCCCCTTGTCGCCGGCCGCTACCCACGCAGGTCACGCGGCGTGCCTCCTTCCGCCCGAGGTCGACCGGGCGCAGAGACGCGAGCCGGCTCCCGCGTTTCCGCCCTTGCCCGCTGCGCCGGGCGCGGCACCCGCGGTGCGCTGCACCGCGGTCGGCAAGAGCTTCCGGCAGCGCACCGGTCCGACCAGGCGTTCGGTGCTGTCGGTCCTGCGCGACCTCGATCTGGAAGTCGGAACCGGCGAGGCCGTGGCGCTGGTCGGCGAATCCGGCTCGGGCAAATCCACACTGCTGCGGCTGATCGCGGGATTGGACGAGCCCGACAGCGGCGTCGTCGAGGTGGCGGGCTCGTCGACGCAGATGATCTTCCAAGACGTCAGCGCATCGCTGACCCCGTGGCTGACAGTCGGCCGCCAGGTCGGTGAACGGCTACCCCGGACGCTCGGACCGGCCGAGCGCCGCGCGCGGGTGATCGCAGCGCTCGAACGGGTGGGCCTCCCGGCGGCTGTCGCCGACCTGCGGGCCGACGGCCTGTCGACCGGGCAGCGTCAGCGCGTCGCGTTCGCGCGGGCGACCATCGTCGTTCCCTCGGTCCTGCTGTGTGACGAGCCGACGTCGGCCCTGGACGCACCGCTGGCGGCGTCGACATTGAATCTGATCCAGACGCTGCGGCGCGAATTCGGGTTGACGGTCGTGTTCGTGACCCATGATCTGGCCGCGGCGCGTTTCATCGCCGACCGTGTCGCGGTGATGTATCGCGGGGAGATCGTCGAGATCGGTCCCGCCGAACAGGTGGCCCGAGAGCCGTCGCACCCGTACAGCAAGTCGCTGGTAGCCGCGGTGCCGAAAGTCGGCAGCGCACCGGAACAGCTGCGCGGCACGACGAAGGTTCCGGCATCGGCGCCGTCGGCCGGCGCGGTCACGGTCGGTGCGCCGGTGGCGCTGCGTCGACGTGTGAAACCGGGCGAGATGATCACCCTGTGTGTGCTCGCGACGCTGATCGTCGTCACGCTCGGTGCCTCCTGGATCGCCCCCTACGACCCGGATCTCCCGGTCGGGCCCCCGACATCCCCACCGAGCCCGGCGCATTGGCTCGGCACCGACGAGGTCGGCCGCGACATCCTGAGCCGCGTCCTGATCGGCATGCGCGCCAGCTGGTGGGGCGCCCTCTGTGTGATCGGCTCCGGAATCGCCGTCGGCGGCACGATCGGGCTCGTCGCGGGTACCTTCGGCGGGATCGTCGACCGGATCCTGATGCGCGTCACCGATATCGTCATCGCCCTGCCCGCCGCGTTGCTCGCGATCGCCGTCGTCGCCGCGATCGGGCCGTCGTACGCGCATACGCTGGCGGCGACGGCGCTGGTCTGGTGGCCGCTGTACGCGCGAATCGTGCGAGGTGAGGTGACCCGGCTCCGATCGCTGCCCCACCTCGACGCCGCCCGTCTGTCCGGCGCGGGCCGCGTCGAACTCGGCCGGCTGCATCTGTTTCCCGGCGCCTGGCCGCCGACCATCATCGCGGCCGGCCTCGATGTCGGCGCCTTGATCCTGATGCTGTCCGGCCTGTCCTTCGTCGGACTCGGAGCTCCCGCGCCCGCACCCGAACTGGGCGCGATGTGCGCGCGGGGACTGCCCTACCTGCTCGACGCCTGGTGGGTACCGATCATGCCCGCGATCGGACTCTTCGTGCTCGCCACGATCGCGAACCTCGCCGGCGACGTCATCCGCGACCGTCTCACCGATCGCTGA